In one window of Tumebacillus algifaecis DNA:
- a CDS encoding tetratricopeptide repeat protein, with the protein MQLATLHERVGKAAKAVEYYEQALLINQCNGEERGKTYLRLAEVYDRQKMHELVEEYAMKATVLLEEQSTREQRQEMQRRLLMLQSESSDWKLSVQILSSFADQKEQDGKKQKAGEVYADLALICLENDEFDEAWAYAEKARMALPDTDSTMGKVHRVLSMVYFRRDDEKKGKKHLENAVKIFEQHGKIAELETVTLHMCRFLSDKGDHREAFERMETFHHYLIKQLEERGIIL; encoded by the coding sequence ATGCAGTTGGCTACTCTCCATGAACGGGTCGGTAAAGCTGCGAAGGCGGTCGAGTATTACGAGCAGGCTTTGTTAATCAATCAGTGCAATGGTGAAGAGAGAGGGAAGACATACCTCCGTTTGGCGGAGGTCTATGATCGGCAAAAGATGCATGAGCTAGTTGAAGAATACGCAATGAAGGCAACTGTGCTGTTGGAGGAACAATCTACGAGAGAACAAAGGCAGGAGATGCAACGTCGATTGCTAATGCTTCAGAGTGAGTCGAGCGATTGGAAATTGTCCGTTCAAATCCTTTCATCCTTCGCGGATCAAAAAGAGCAAGATGGTAAGAAACAGAAAGCCGGTGAAGTTTACGCCGACCTTGCTCTCATCTGCTTGGAAAATGACGAGTTCGACGAAGCTTGGGCATATGCTGAAAAAGCGAGAATGGCTCTTCCTGATACGGATTCTACGATGGGGAAAGTTCACCGTGTTCTATCAATGGTCTATTTTCGCCGCGATGATGAGAAAAAGGGGAAGAAGCATCTCGAGAACGCGGTCAAGATTTTTGAGCAGCACGGCAAAATTGCGGAGCTTGAAACTGTTACCTTACACATGTGCCGATTCCTGAGCGACAAAGGGGATCACCGGGAAGCATTTGAGAGAATGGAAACGTTTCACCACTATTTGATCAAGCAGTTAGAAGAGCGTGGGATTATTTTGTGA
- a CDS encoding DUF6431 domain-containing protein: MTTIHILEQEKDASERCATAPTVAPESSPKKTIWLLYLIIKLKKSLVFFIRSAEKHICPICEDDLYTIGSRRRVGRKPTGDQITYIIRRLRCKGCERIHHELPDLLVPYKRYETECLESVVSNRQAPDVAADESTLYRWRVWFGKCWQYWVNCLLTIASRSGNPVEALSVPSSSALQRIGHFVGQGVGWLARVVRPIVHSQLWVHTRFAFLSDIP, translated from the coding sequence ATGACCACCATACATATCCTAGAACAGGAAAAGGACGCCTCTGAAAGATGTGCCACTGCGCCAACAGTTGCACCAGAGTCGTCCCCCAAAAAAACCATATGGTTATTGTATCTCATTATCAAATTGAAGAAAAGCTTGGTGTTTTTCATACGGAGTGCAGAGAAGCATATTTGCCCAATATGTGAAGATGACTTGTACACAATCGGGAGTCGGAGGCGCGTCGGGCGAAAGCCAACCGGCGATCAGATCACCTACATAATTCGTCGTTTGCGTTGCAAAGGTTGCGAGCGGATTCATCATGAATTACCGGATTTGCTCGTCCCTTACAAACGTTATGAAACCGAATGCCTCGAATCAGTTGTGTCTAATAGACAGGCTCCAGACGTAGCAGCAGATGAATCGACCTTGTACCGCTGGCGCGTTTGGTTCGGGAAGTGTTGGCAGTATTGGGTGAATTGTTTATTAACAATTGCGTCGCGTTCAGGAAATCCGGTGGAGGCATTGTCCGTACCTTCATCATCTGCACTCCAACGGATCGGACATTTTGTCGGACAAGGCGTCGGATGGCTGGCGAGAGTTGTCCGCCCCATCGTTCATTCTCAATTATGGGTACATACCCGTTTTGCCTTCTTGTCCGACATCCCTTGA
- a CDS encoding ExeA family protein, producing MFEAFYEMTRTPFSRDMPTHELYASDVLEETLERLAYTAERQWFSVVTGDCGTGKTTTIRRFADVLDSSRFKLLYLSDSKLTPRHFYKGLLEQLGCEAKFYRGDSKRQLHREIELMRGVHRLQPVVVVDEAHLLDKEMFEEVRFLLNFRMDAQSPMALILVGQNELWERLQLQTFTAIRQRIDLQCKLVHYDRSQVGAYISRHLEYAGVSRDLFTDGAIDEIYRYSSGTVRLVNKAATHSLIYGAANKHRIIDDHMIKRVIEGELT from the coding sequence ATGTTTGAAGCGTTTTACGAAATGACGAGAACACCTTTTTCACGCGACATGCCGACTCATGAGTTGTATGCTTCAGATGTTTTGGAAGAAACGCTGGAGAGGTTGGCATATACCGCCGAAAGGCAATGGTTTTCAGTTGTGACAGGTGACTGCGGAACGGGTAAAACAACGACGATCCGCCGGTTTGCAGATGTACTTGACTCATCGAGATTCAAATTGCTCTATTTATCTGATTCGAAGCTAACGCCACGCCATTTTTACAAAGGATTGCTCGAACAATTGGGGTGTGAAGCGAAGTTTTATCGAGGAGACAGTAAGCGACAATTGCATCGGGAAATTGAATTGATGCGAGGAGTTCATCGCTTACAGCCTGTAGTGGTGGTTGACGAGGCGCATTTGTTGGACAAGGAGATGTTCGAAGAAGTGCGATTTTTGCTCAACTTCAGAATGGACGCTCAGAGTCCTATGGCCTTGATCCTGGTCGGGCAAAATGAGTTGTGGGAACGTCTGCAACTGCAGACGTTCACGGCTATTCGCCAAAGAATTGATCTGCAATGCAAACTTGTTCACTACGACCGCTCACAAGTGGGAGCATATATCTCACGTCATTTGGAATATGCCGGCGTTAGCCGGGATCTTTTTACGGACGGTGCGATCGATGAGATTTACCGTTATTCGAGCGGTACAGTTCGCTTGGTGAACAAAGCGGCGACACATAGTCTTATCTACGGTGCAGCGAACAAGCACCGGATCATTGACGACCACATGATAAAACGGGTGATCGAGGGAGAATTGACTTAA
- the istA gene encoding IS21 family transposase has translation MLKVPEQQYIKFLREHEGCSITEIAERMNLNWRTAKKYADKDDWNETVGKRFGRYPVLGPFLEIIDTWLLEDEALPRKQRHTARRIFHRLKAEHEFTGGERTVQEYVAKWRAAYAHDRAKSYERLEHPGGEAQVDFGTVQVAQNGRLVERKILTASFPFSNAAFVFPVPSENGECFLEALKRLFGQMGGVPRRIWFDNLSAAVASIEKNGERKQTDAFTRFCAHYRFEPIFCNVASGNEKGNVENKVGYGRRNWCVPIPVIQSLDELAVHLEREALEDRQRIHYSKKEKVDDLWRQEQQMLYSLPLEPLEVFRLDTGRLN, from the coding sequence ATGTTGAAAGTGCCTGAACAACAGTATATCAAATTTTTGCGCGAACACGAAGGGTGTTCGATAACCGAAATTGCAGAACGAATGAACTTGAATTGGCGAACTGCAAAAAAATATGCGGACAAAGACGATTGGAACGAGACGGTGGGAAAACGATTCGGTCGTTACCCAGTTCTCGGTCCGTTTCTCGAAATCATAGATACGTGGCTATTGGAGGACGAGGCTCTTCCCCGCAAACAGCGCCACACCGCTCGGCGGATCTTCCACCGTCTCAAGGCGGAGCATGAATTTACTGGCGGCGAACGAACGGTTCAGGAGTACGTGGCTAAATGGCGGGCGGCTTACGCCCATGACCGAGCGAAGAGCTACGAACGGCTGGAGCATCCAGGTGGCGAAGCCCAGGTAGACTTTGGAACCGTACAGGTTGCGCAGAACGGGAGGCTCGTGGAGCGTAAGATTCTTACCGCGTCCTTCCCATTTAGCAACGCGGCCTTCGTTTTCCCCGTTCCATCTGAGAATGGCGAGTGCTTTCTCGAAGCCTTAAAGCGGCTATTCGGACAAATGGGCGGAGTACCGCGACGCATCTGGTTCGATAACCTCTCGGCTGCGGTTGCATCTATCGAGAAAAACGGAGAACGAAAGCAAACTGATGCATTCACAAGGTTCTGTGCTCATTATCGCTTCGAGCCTATCTTTTGTAATGTGGCGAGTGGCAACGAGAAAGGCAATGTAGAGAACAAGGTTGGTTATGGAAGGCGGAACTGGTGTGTCCCGATCCCGGTCATTCAATCGCTCGATGAACTCGCAGTACACCTTGAAAGGGAAGCACTGGAGGATCGTCAGCGCATTCACTATTCGAAGAAGGAGAAAGTGGACGATCTATGGCGACAGGAGCAGCAAATGCTTTATTCCCTGCCGCTTGAACCGCTAGAGGTATTTCGTTTGGACACAGGACGATTGAACTAA